One Urocitellus parryii isolate mUroPar1 chromosome 8, mUroPar1.hap1, whole genome shotgun sequence DNA window includes the following coding sequences:
- the Eef1a1 gene encoding elongation factor 1-alpha 1 has protein sequence MGKEKTHINIVVIGHVDSGKSTTTGHLIYKCGGIDKRTIEKFEKEAAEMGKGSFKYAWVLDKLKAERERGITIDISLWKFETSKYYVTIIDAPGHRDFIKNMITGTSQADCAVLIVAAGVGEFEAGISKNGQTREHALLAYTLGVKQLIVGVNKMDSTEPPYSQKRYEEIVKEVSTYIKKIGYNPDTVAFVPISGWNGDNMLEPSANMPWFKGWKVTRKDGSASGTTLLEALDCILPPTRPTDKPLRLPLQDVYKIGGIGTVPVGRVETGVLKPGMVVTFAPVNVTTEVKSVEMHHEALSEALPGDNVGFNVKNVSVKDVRRGNVAGDSKNDPPMEAAGFTAQVIILNHPGQISAGYAPVLDCHTAHIACKFAELKEKIDRRSGKKLEDGPKFLKSGDAAIVDMVPGKPMCVESFSDYPPLGRFAVRDMRQTVAVGVIKAVDKKAAGAGKVTKSAQKAQKAK, from the exons atgggaaaggaaaagacTCACATCAACATCGTTGTCATTGGACACGTAGATTCGGGCAAGTCTACCACTACTGGCCATCTGATCTACAAATGTGGTGGGATCGACAAAAGAACCATTGAAAAATTTGAGAAGGAAGCTGCTGAG ATGGGAAAGGGCTCCTTCAAGTATGCCTGGGTCTTGGATAAACTGAAAGCTGAACGTGAGCGTGGTATCACCATTGACATCTCCCTGTGGAAATTTGAGACCAGCAAGTATTATGTGACTATCATTGATGCCCCAGGACACAGAGACTTTATCAAAAACATGATTACAGGCACATCTCAG gctGACTGTGCTGTCCTGATTGTTGCTGCTGGCGTTGGTGAATTTGAAGCTGGTATCTCCAAGAATGGGCAGACCCGTGAGCATGCCCTTCTGGCCTACACACTGGGTGTGAAACAACTAATCGTTGGTGTTAACAAAATGGATTCCACTGAGCCACCCTACAGTCAGAAGAGATATGAGGAAATCGTCAAGGAAGTCAGCACCTACATTAAGAAAATTGGCTACAACCCTGACACAGTAGCATTTGTGCCAATTTCTGGTTGGAATGGTGACAACATGTTGGAGCCAAGTGCTAat ATGCCTTGGTTCAAGGGATGGAAAGTCACCCGTAAAGATGGCAGTGCCAGTGGAACCACATTGCTTGAAGCTTTAGATTGCATCCTGCCACCAACTCGTCCAACTGACAAGCCTTTGCGTCTGCCCCTCCAGGATGTCTACAAAATTGGTG GTATTGGTACTGTCCCTGTGGGCCGAGTGGAGACTGGTGTTctcaagcctggcatggtggtcaCCTTTGCTCCAGTCAATGTCACAACTGAAGTAAAGTCTGTTGAAATGCACCATGAAGCTCTGAGTGAAGCTCTTCCTGGAGACAACGTGGGCTTCAATGTCAAGAACGTGTCTGTCAAAGATGTTCGCCGTGGCAATGTTGCTGGTGACAGCAAAAATGACCCACCAATGGAAGCAGCTGGTTTCACTGCTCAG GTGATTATCCTGAACCATCCAGGCCAAATCAGTGCTGGCTATGCTCCTGTACTGGATTGTCACACAGCTCACATTGCTTGCAAGTTTGCCGAGCTGAAAGAAAAGATTGATCGCCGCTCTGGTAAGAAGCTGGAAGATGGCCCTAAATTCTTGAAATCTGGTGATGCTGCCATCGTTGACATGGTTCCAGGAAAGCCCATGTGTGTTGAGAGCTTCTCTGACTATCCTCCTCTGG GTCGTTTTGCTGTTCGTGATATGAGGCAGACGGTTGCTGTGGGTGTCATCAAAGCAGTGGACAAGAAGGCTGCTGGAGCTGGCAAGGTCACCAAGTCTGCCCAGAAAGCTCAGAAGGCTAAATGA